From a region of the Triticum aestivum cultivar Chinese Spring chromosome 7D, IWGSC CS RefSeq v2.1, whole genome shotgun sequence genome:
- the LOC123165604 gene encoding serine/arginine-rich splicing factor SR45a: protein MSHSNQVRYTARSITPPADRDSGSKSPPPRRRAASKSPPLPPPPPFPPKGVRTISRSPPPSSTRRSVSRSPPPKRRGRSRSRSRSRSRNRSRSRSRDKDDVRNPGNNLYVTGLSTRTQETDLEKFFSKEGKVKDCRVVIDPRTKESRGFAFVTMENVEDARRCIKYLHRTVLEGRLISVAKAKRTRERTPTPGEYCGPRGGRSRVEPRRSRSPRRSSRSSRDRSRSPSTRRDRDRDSRDRKRD, encoded by the exons ATGTCGCACTCCAACCAAGTAAG GTACACCGCGCGCTCCATCACTCCCCCGGCCGACAGGGACAGCGGCTCCAAGTCGCCCCCTCCCAGGAGGCGCGCCGCTTCCAAGTCGCCACccctgccccctcctccccctttTCCTCCCAAGGGGGTGCGCACCATCTCCAGGTCGCCACCACCTAGTAGTACAAGACGCAGCGTCTCGAGGTCCCCTCCGCCAAAGAGGCGTGGGAGGTCCAGGTCAAGGTCCAGGTCCAGGTCCAGGAACAGGAGCCGCTCCAG GAGCAGAGATAAAGACGATGTGAGGAATCCTGGCAACAACCTCTATGTCACTGGACTGTCCACACGGACGCAGGAAACTGACCTGGAGAAGTTCTTCAGTAAAGAGGGCAAG GTTAAAGACTGCCGTGTTGTTATAGATCCTCGTACCAAAGAGTCACGTGGCTTTGCGTTCGTGACCATGGAGAATGTTGAGGATGCAAGGCGCTGCATCAAGTATCTGCACCGTACTGTCCTTGAAGGCCGCCTCATCAGTGTGGCAAAG GCAAAGAGAACTCGTGAGAGGACCCCTACCCCTGGAGAATACTGTGGTCCGAGAG GCGGGCGCTCCCGAGTGGAACCGCGGCGAAGCCGTTCTCCTCGCCGGTCCAGCAGGTCGTCGAGGGACCGCTCGAGGTCGCCCTCCACAAGGAGGGACAGGGACAGAGACAGCAGGGACAGGAAGCGCGACTGA